The nucleotide sequence TTGCAGGTGGTTCCGCCGCTGCTACTTTAGCGGAATTGGGCTATAACGTAAAAACTTTTTGTTATCAAGATTCCCCACGTAGGGCTCACTCCATTGCTGCTCAAGGAGGGATCAATGCGGCGAAGAATTATCAAGGGGATGGCGATAGTGCCTATAGACTCTTTTATGATACGATAAAAGGGGGCGATTATCGTTCGCGTGAAGCCAACGTATATCGTTTAGCGGAAGAATCGGCCAACATAATCGATCAATGTGTGGCACAAGGTGTACCCTTCGCCAGGGAATACGGCGGATTGCTCGACAACCGTTCTTTTGGTGGTGTACTCGTTTCGCGTACCTTTTATGCCAAGGGACAAACCGGCCAACAGTTATTGTTAGGGGCTTATGCCGCAATGAATAGACAGATCAATCGCGGTAAGATCAAAGCGTATAACCGTCATGAAATGATGGATTTGGTGCTTGTCGACGGAAAAGCAAGGGGTATCATTGCCCGTAATTTGGTTACCGGCGAAATTGAGCGTCATTCGGCACATGCCGTAGTTTTGGCTACAGGGGGATATGGAAACGTATTCTTCTTGTCTACCAATGCTATGGGCAGTAATGTGATGGCGGCTTGGAGGGCACACCGTAGGGGAGCCTTTTTCGCGAACCCATGTTTTACGCAGATTCACCCAACCTGTATTCCGGTTTCCGGAGATCATCAATCTAAGTTGACCCTGATGTCGGAATCACTTCGTAACGATGGACGGATTTGGGTGCCAAAACGTATCGATGATGCCATTGCCATTCGGGAAGGTCGGTTAAAACCAGTCCAACTAAAAGAAGAAGATCGTGATTACTACCTAGAACGAAGATATCCCGCATTCGGAAACTTGGTGCCTCGTGATGTGGCATCGCGTGCAGCAAAAGAACGTTGTGATGCCGGTTTCGGAGTGAATAAAACCGGGGAGGCCGTTTATTTGGATTTTGCTTCGGCCATTCAACGTTACGGTAAGGAAGAGGCCCTTACTCACGGTATCAAGAATCCTGATGAGAAAGAAATAACACGCTTGGGTAAAAAGGTCATCGAGGCCAAATACGGAAACCTTTTTCAGATGTACGAAAAAATCGTTGACGAGAATCCGTATGAAACTCCAATGATGATATATCCAGCGGTTCACTATACCATGGGCGGACTATGGGTCGATTATAACCTACAGACTACCATAGAGGGTTGCTACTGTGCGGGCGAGGCGAACTTTAGTGATCACGGGGCCAACCGTTTGGGGGCTTCGGCACTGATGCAAGGTCTTGCTGACGGCTATTTCGTATTGCCATATACTATCGGCGATTATTTGTCGAAAGATATTAGAACTGGTGCCATACCTACCGACTTGCCCGAGTTTGAAGCTACAGAAGCTGCGGTAAAAGAGCGTTTGCAAAAATTGATGTCGGGTAGTGGACAGCACTCCGTAGATTATTACCACAAGAAACTAGGAAAGATCATGTGGGATAAATGTGGTATGGCAAGAAACGCAAAAGGGCTTCAAGAGGCCATTGAAGAGATTGCCGCCCTAAGGGCCGATTTTTGGGAGAATGTAAAAATACCCGGTAAGGCCGATGGAATGAACCAAGAATTGGAAAAAGCGGGCCGTGTGGCCGATTTCCTAGAACTAGGCGAACTCTTCGCTAAAGATGC is from Zobellia galactanivorans and encodes:
- a CDS encoding fumarate reductase/succinate dehydrogenase flavoprotein subunit is translated as MGILDSKVPKGPLANKWTQHKNDINLVNPANKRNIDIIVVGTGLAGGSAAATLAELGYNVKTFCYQDSPRRAHSIAAQGGINAAKNYQGDGDSAYRLFYDTIKGGDYRSREANVYRLAEESANIIDQCVAQGVPFAREYGGLLDNRSFGGVLVSRTFYAKGQTGQQLLLGAYAAMNRQINRGKIKAYNRHEMMDLVLVDGKARGIIARNLVTGEIERHSAHAVVLATGGYGNVFFLSTNAMGSNVMAAWRAHRRGAFFANPCFTQIHPTCIPVSGDHQSKLTLMSESLRNDGRIWVPKRIDDAIAIREGRLKPVQLKEEDRDYYLERRYPAFGNLVPRDVASRAAKERCDAGFGVNKTGEAVYLDFASAIQRYGKEEALTHGIKNPDEKEITRLGKKVIEAKYGNLFQMYEKIVDENPYETPMMIYPAVHYTMGGLWVDYNLQTTIEGCYCAGEANFSDHGANRLGASALMQGLADGYFVLPYTIGDYLSKDIRTGAIPTDLPEFEATEAAVKERLQKLMSGSGQHSVDYYHKKLGKIMWDKCGMARNAKGLQEAIEEIAALRADFWENVKIPGKADGMNQELEKAGRVADFLELGELFAKDALTRNESCGGHFREEYQTPEGEALRDDENFKFVSAWEYKGEPKDAVLHKEELVYENIELKTRSYK